The stretch of DNA AAATACTTAAATGTCAAGATAATTATGGAAATCTTATTTTAAAATTTGATAAAACACTGCAATAAAAATAAAAGGGAGCTTAAATCATTGCAAATGATGAATTCAAGCTCCCTTTTATTTCGAGCATACACCAATAATTTTTCTACTTTTGAATAGTAGTAATTATTTTAAATAGGTCTATCAATACATCCTTCTCCTCTTTTGGCACGGAAATAAAATTTTGCAAAAACACGGCATACCCCTTTTGATATTCAATTTTTTCCCATTGTATCAAGGAGTCTTGCCCTGATCCTGCAAAATATGACCACCTTTTCCCAAAACTTTTTGCGAACCAAAGTTTTGTACCAGAATAAAATGAGGTAATGATATTAGATATATTTTTAAATGATGTTTCTAAATCTTCAGCTTGAAGTGCTTCTTGAAAACAATGCACTGTCATTTTTTTAAAATCATCATCAAACATATACATCACGCTGACCCTGTTCAATCAGTTTAAGTTTGTTTTTAACATATTCTCTTCTTTCCGGACTCTCTCTTTCAAATACCTCAAGCTGTTTTTGTATGGCTCTTTCACCAATTTCCTTTGTCTCTTGAGAGGCATAATCAATAAGATATTCCTTAAAAGTCAATACAGCATTCGGCATACAATATTTATTTACAAATCCTGGCTTTGCAAGGGACATAAAATGATCACCGGTTCTACCAGCTCTATAACCTGCTGTACAAAAAGACGGTATACATCCAAAACCGCACACTTCTCTGATGACCTCATCCAAAGATCTTATGTCACCTAAATGAAACTGTTCTTTCTCCGGGATGTATCCTTTTGCTGCCTTTGCATATCCACCGATTCCTATTCTTGAACCAGCATCTATTTGTGATACACCTAGAGGTATAACTTCTTTTCTGATCTCCGGACTTTCTCTTGCAGTTAGTATCATCCCTGTATAGGGAACAGAAAGGCGAATGATTGCAACAAGTTTTTTAAAGTCTTGGTCTGAAACTTTATATTTCGATTGCTGTATAAAGGGTGTATCTAATGCAGGCTCGATTCTAGGAAACGAGATAGTATGAGGCCCTATACCTCCAAATGTCTCTTCAAGGTGTATAGTGTGATATAAAAGACCCATTACTTCAAATTTCCAATCATATAGACCAAAGAGAGCACCTATGCCCACATCATCGATTCCCGCTTCAAGGGCTCTATCTAAACCGTAAATTCTCCATTGATAATCACTTTTTTTATCTCCCTTTGGATGTATTTTGCCATATGTCTCATGGTGATAAGTTTCTTGGAAAATCTGGAATGTACCTATCCCCACTTCATTGAGCTTTCGGTAACCTTCAACAGTCATAGGTGCTGCATTTATGTTTACCCTGCGAATTTCACCATTGCCCGATGTAGTATCGTATACTGTTCTAATGGTTTTAGCAATAAAATCTGCATCGTACATAGGATGTTCACCATAAACAAGTATTAACCTTTTTTGACCATTGTTTTCAAGGGCTATAACTTCTTCTCTTAATTCATCCATTGTAAGAGTTTTTCTAACAATAGATTTGTTGTCGCGCCTGAAACCACAATATAAACAATTATTGATACATTTATTTCCGATATATAGTGGTGCAAAAAATACTATCCTGTTTCCATATACCTTTTCTTTTATTTCCCTCGCAATCAAAAACATTTCTTCAAGCAAATCTTTATCTTGAATTTGAAGAAGTCTTGCTGTTTCTTCAGG from Clostridia bacterium encodes:
- the hydG gene encoding [FeFe] hydrogenase H-cluster radical SAM maturase HydG; the encoded protein is MSKKKDFINDEEIIKFLEEGKNPEKAEIKEIFAKSKELVRLEPEETARLLQIQDKDLLEEMFLIAREIKEKVYGNRIVFFAPLYIGNKCINNCLYCGFRRDNKSIVRKTLTMDELREEVIALENNGQKRLILVYGEHPMYDADFIAKTIRTVYDTTSGNGEIRRVNINAAPMTVEGYRKLNEVGIGTFQIFQETYHHETYGKIHPKGDKKSDYQWRIYGLDRALEAGIDDVGIGALFGLYDWKFEVMGLLYHTIHLEETFGGIGPHTISFPRIEPALDTPFIQQSKYKVSDQDFKKLVAIIRLSVPYTGMILTARESPEIRKEVIPLGVSQIDAGSRIGIGGYAKAAKGYIPEKEQFHLGDIRSLDEVIREVCGFGCIPSFCTAGYRAGRTGDHFMSLAKPGFVNKYCMPNAVLTFKEYLIDYASQETKEIGERAIQKQLEVFERESPERREYVKNKLKLIEQGQRDVYV